One Paroedura picta isolate Pp20150507F chromosome 16, Ppicta_v3.0, whole genome shotgun sequence genomic region harbors:
- the MMP25 gene encoding matrix metalloproteinase-25 isoform X2 gives MAARLQTQEELADAIRTMQRFAGLPQTGNLDSQTLEMMNRPRCSLPDIIGTSELMRRRRRRRRYALSDTVWKKKDLTWRIRSFPLASNLPHDHIRNLLFYAFRAWSNNSALTFREVHSEDADILVDFSRSYHEDGYPFDGPGGTLAHAFFPGEHPISGDTHFDDEETWIYDPENVAPGRGTDLFAVAVHEFGHALGLAHSSAQESIMIPYYQGPVGLPHKYRLPLDDAMGIEQLYGKRHFGSRPDNDSPALPVPTVPLIPDLPPYKPTQHTHPPTHDRCKAHFDAIANIRGEMFFFKQKHFWRMQPSRNLVSLEPAQTLRFWNGLPQNFEAINAVYERFNDSQIVFFIGSYYWVFHETRVNPGYPRPVSDLGLPPHTVVGAVFVWPHNGKTYLLENDRYWRYDDKLGNVETGYPKSVSLWEGVPTDLDDVTRWNDGNTYFFKGTQYWSFSGGNVQSDTGYPRSIPRDWMYCQGAPTSSPPAPRHGTGGDKGMCICQGSAVKLAPLSAWILALLWVLC, from the exons ATGGCCGCCCGTCTCCAAACACAGGAAGAACTGGCGGACGCGATCCGAACCATGCAAAGATTTGCAGGACTGCCTCAGACCGGGAACCTGG ACTCACAGACGTTGGAAATGATGAACCGGCCTCGTTGCTCCCTTCCAGACATCATTGGGACTTCAGAGCTGATGCGTCGTCGGCGCAGGAGAAGGCGTTATGCTCTCAGCGACACTGTCTGGAAAAAAAAGGACCTGACCTGGCG CATTCGTTCCTTCCCCCTCGCCTCCAACTTGCCCCACGACCACATCCGGAACCTTCTTTTCTACGCTTTTCGGGCCTGGAGCAACAACTCAGCCTTGACTTTTCGGGAGGTGCACTCTGAAGATGCGGACATCCTGGTGGACTTCAGCCGCTCCTACCACGAAGACGGGTACCCCTTTGACGGACCCGGGGGCACCCTGGCCCACGCCTTCTTCCCTGGGGAACACCCCATTTCTGGCGACACACATTTTGATGATGAAGAGACGTGGATCTATGACCCAGAGAATGTAGCACCAG GCAGGGGCACAGATCTCTTTGCCGTAGCTGTGCATGAGTTTGGTCATGCCTTGGGGCTGGCACACTCCTCGGCCCAGGAGTCTATCATGATCCCTTATTACCAAGGCCCTGTCGGACTACCCCACAAGTACCGGCTCCCTCTAGACGACGCCATGGGGATCGAACAACTCTATG GGAAGCGCCACTTCGGTTCTCGCCCGGATAATGACAGCCCCGCATTACCAGTCCCTACGGTgccccttatccctgacctgccGCCGTACAAGCCTACACAACA caCACACCCGCCAACACATGACCGCTGCAAGGCTCATTTCGATGCCATCGCCAACATCCGTGGAGAGATGTTCTTCTTCAAGC AAAAACATTTCTGGAGGATGCAGCCGAGCCGCAACCTGGTTTCTCTGGAGCCGGCGCAGACGCTGCGGTTCTGGAACGGTCTCCCACAGAACTTTGAGGCCATCAACGCCGTGTATGAACGCTTCAACGACAGCCAGATTGTCTTCTTCATAG GATCATACTATTGGGTTTTCCACGAGACTCGGGTAAATCCAGGCTACCCTCGCCCGGTCTCGGATCTTGGCCTTCCTCCTCACACCGTTGTGGGTGCCGTGTTTGTCTGGCCTCACAACGGCAAGACGTACCTCTTAGAAAACGACAGGTACTGGCGCTACGACGATAAGTTGGGAAACGTGGAAACCGGGTACCCGAAGTCTGTCAGTCTTTGGGAAGGGGTACCCACAGATCTGGACGACGTCACACGCTGGAATGACG GCAACACGTATTTCTTCAAGGGGACCCAGTACTGGAGTTTTTCTGGCGGCAACGTGCAGTCAGACACCGGCTACCCCCGCTCGATTCCCCGGGACTGGATGTATTGCCAGGGGGCCCCCACGTCCTCCCCCCCAGCACCCCGGCACGGAACGGGTGGAGACAAGGGGATGTGCATCTGCCAGGGGTCCGCCGTGAAACTAGCCCCCCTCTCGGCTTGGATCCTGGCTTTGCTCTGGGTCCTGTGCTGA
- the MMP25 gene encoding matrix metalloproteinase-25 isoform X1: MLLLLLPPEILAYLVLWSIPRTTAGSPSGLKISRGVEWLTRYGYLPPPDPMAARLQTQEELADAIRTMQRFAGLPQTGNLDSQTLEMMNRPRCSLPDIIGTSELMRRRRRRRRYALSDTVWKKKDLTWRIRSFPLASNLPHDHIRNLLFYAFRAWSNNSALTFREVHSEDADILVDFSRSYHEDGYPFDGPGGTLAHAFFPGEHPISGDTHFDDEETWIYDPENVAPGRGTDLFAVAVHEFGHALGLAHSSAQESIMIPYYQGPVGLPHKYRLPLDDAMGIEQLYGKRHFGSRPDNDSPALPVPTVPLIPDLPPYKPTQHTHPPTHDRCKAHFDAIANIRGEMFFFKQKHFWRMQPSRNLVSLEPAQTLRFWNGLPQNFEAINAVYERFNDSQIVFFIGSYYWVFHETRVNPGYPRPVSDLGLPPHTVVGAVFVWPHNGKTYLLENDRYWRYDDKLGNVETGYPKSVSLWEGVPTDLDDVTRWNDGNTYFFKGTQYWSFSGGNVQSDTGYPRSIPRDWMYCQGAPTSSPPAPRHGTGGDKGMCICQGSAVKLAPLSAWILALLWVLC, translated from the exons atgctgctgctgctgctgcctccggaGATCTTAGCTTATCTTGTTCTCTGGAGCATCCCCCGGACCACAGCGGGTTCGCCCAGCGGCCTCAAGATCAGCAGGGGGGTG GAATGGCTGACCCGCTATGGCTACCTTCCCCCGCCAGACCCCATGGCCGCCCGTCTCCAAACACAGGAAGAACTGGCGGACGCGATCCGAACCATGCAAAGATTTGCAGGACTGCCTCAGACCGGGAACCTGG ACTCACAGACGTTGGAAATGATGAACCGGCCTCGTTGCTCCCTTCCAGACATCATTGGGACTTCAGAGCTGATGCGTCGTCGGCGCAGGAGAAGGCGTTATGCTCTCAGCGACACTGTCTGGAAAAAAAAGGACCTGACCTGGCG CATTCGTTCCTTCCCCCTCGCCTCCAACTTGCCCCACGACCACATCCGGAACCTTCTTTTCTACGCTTTTCGGGCCTGGAGCAACAACTCAGCCTTGACTTTTCGGGAGGTGCACTCTGAAGATGCGGACATCCTGGTGGACTTCAGCCGCTCCTACCACGAAGACGGGTACCCCTTTGACGGACCCGGGGGCACCCTGGCCCACGCCTTCTTCCCTGGGGAACACCCCATTTCTGGCGACACACATTTTGATGATGAAGAGACGTGGATCTATGACCCAGAGAATGTAGCACCAG GCAGGGGCACAGATCTCTTTGCCGTAGCTGTGCATGAGTTTGGTCATGCCTTGGGGCTGGCACACTCCTCGGCCCAGGAGTCTATCATGATCCCTTATTACCAAGGCCCTGTCGGACTACCCCACAAGTACCGGCTCCCTCTAGACGACGCCATGGGGATCGAACAACTCTATG GGAAGCGCCACTTCGGTTCTCGCCCGGATAATGACAGCCCCGCATTACCAGTCCCTACGGTgccccttatccctgacctgccGCCGTACAAGCCTACACAACA caCACACCCGCCAACACATGACCGCTGCAAGGCTCATTTCGATGCCATCGCCAACATCCGTGGAGAGATGTTCTTCTTCAAGC AAAAACATTTCTGGAGGATGCAGCCGAGCCGCAACCTGGTTTCTCTGGAGCCGGCGCAGACGCTGCGGTTCTGGAACGGTCTCCCACAGAACTTTGAGGCCATCAACGCCGTGTATGAACGCTTCAACGACAGCCAGATTGTCTTCTTCATAG GATCATACTATTGGGTTTTCCACGAGACTCGGGTAAATCCAGGCTACCCTCGCCCGGTCTCGGATCTTGGCCTTCCTCCTCACACCGTTGTGGGTGCCGTGTTTGTCTGGCCTCACAACGGCAAGACGTACCTCTTAGAAAACGACAGGTACTGGCGCTACGACGATAAGTTGGGAAACGTGGAAACCGGGTACCCGAAGTCTGTCAGTCTTTGGGAAGGGGTACCCACAGATCTGGACGACGTCACACGCTGGAATGACG GCAACACGTATTTCTTCAAGGGGACCCAGTACTGGAGTTTTTCTGGCGGCAACGTGCAGTCAGACACCGGCTACCCCCGCTCGATTCCCCGGGACTGGATGTATTGCCAGGGGGCCCCCACGTCCTCCCCCCCAGCACCCCGGCACGGAACGGGTGGAGACAAGGGGATGTGCATCTGCCAGGGGTCCGCCGTGAAACTAGCCCCCCTCTCGGCTTGGATCCTGGCTTTGCTCTGGGTCCTGTGCTGA